A portion of the Deinococcus peraridilitoris DSM 19664 genome contains these proteins:
- a CDS encoding SLC13 family permease, whose amino-acid sequence MTVVLILFVLALFLFATELLPVDVTALLLLAALMISGEITPQQAFAGFGNDTILTLASLFILTRALLRTGVIEAIGQALSRRASNAWGTVRLMLATVAGVSAFTSNTATTAVFLPVMLGLARRAKLPPGRIMMPLAFASILGGTVTVIGTSTNLVVSGILPRYDLPPLGFFELAWVGLPITVLGMLYLFLVAPRLLPANQDAVADRYGLRAYMAELTVNAESPLIGRSLRETGFGRDYGLTVVAVRRGEQTINAPGADFTLAAGDHVVVEGPTERLLAAKSRMGVHVKQEDRLNESLQGADLNEMGLAEALVMPQSPLLGRSLRGSRFRERYGLSVLGLHRRARASDALASTRLQVGDVLLVQGPRDRLNALEGHLTVLADVSEQQRDTKRAPIAVIVFVSAILLSLFTPLPLAVAVVSAVTVLFALRVIAPQEGYNSIEWSVLVLIASMLAFATAFEESGAAKMIAQYVASVTEPLGPYGLLAAFFVLTVLLTQPMSNQAAALVMLPIAIAVAQQLGYSPRPFAIGIAIAASNSFITPLEPASLLVFGPGRYKFLDFVRVGSGLTLLTFVVAMLIIPWRWPF is encoded by the coding sequence GTGACCGTCGTGCTGATTCTGTTCGTGCTGGCGTTGTTTCTTTTTGCCACCGAACTCCTTCCCGTGGACGTGACGGCCCTGCTGCTGCTCGCCGCACTGATGATTTCCGGTGAAATCACGCCACAGCAGGCATTCGCCGGCTTTGGCAACGACACCATTCTGACGCTCGCGTCCCTCTTTATCCTGACCCGCGCCCTGCTGCGCACCGGCGTGATCGAGGCCATCGGGCAGGCGCTGTCCCGTCGGGCCAGCAATGCCTGGGGCACGGTCCGCTTGATGCTGGCCACCGTCGCCGGCGTGTCGGCGTTCACGTCCAACACCGCCACCACGGCGGTCTTTTTGCCGGTGATGCTGGGCCTCGCGCGCCGGGCCAAACTTCCACCCGGACGAATCATGATGCCGCTGGCCTTCGCCTCGATTCTGGGCGGCACCGTGACGGTCATCGGGACCAGCACCAACCTGGTCGTCTCGGGCATCCTGCCGCGCTATGACCTGCCCCCGCTGGGCTTTTTCGAACTGGCCTGGGTCGGGTTGCCCATCACCGTGCTCGGAATGCTGTACCTGTTTCTGGTGGCACCGCGGCTGCTGCCTGCCAATCAGGACGCAGTCGCCGACCGCTACGGCTTGCGCGCCTACATGGCCGAACTGACCGTCAACGCCGAGTCACCGCTGATCGGCCGGTCGCTGCGCGAGACCGGTTTTGGCCGCGACTACGGGCTGACGGTCGTCGCGGTGCGGCGCGGCGAACAGACCATCAACGCTCCGGGCGCCGATTTTACGCTGGCCGCCGGGGATCATGTGGTAGTCGAAGGCCCCACCGAACGCCTGCTGGCCGCCAAATCGCGTATGGGCGTGCACGTCAAGCAGGAGGACCGGCTCAATGAAAGCCTGCAGGGCGCCGACCTCAACGAGATGGGCCTTGCCGAGGCGCTCGTGATGCCGCAGTCTCCCCTGCTGGGACGCAGCTTGCGCGGTTCGCGTTTCCGCGAGCGCTACGGCCTGTCCGTGCTGGGACTCCACCGCCGCGCCCGTGCCAGCGACGCGCTGGCCAGCACCCGGCTCCAGGTGGGCGACGTGCTGCTGGTGCAGGGCCCTCGCGACCGCCTCAACGCTCTGGAAGGACACCTGACGGTGCTCGCCGACGTCAGCGAGCAGCAGCGTGACACCAAGCGCGCGCCCATCGCGGTCATCGTGTTCGTCAGCGCGATCCTGCTGAGCCTCTTCACCCCGCTTCCGCTCGCCGTCGCGGTGGTTTCGGCAGTGACGGTGCTGTTTGCGCTGCGGGTGATCGCACCGCAGGAGGGCTACAACTCCATCGAATGGTCGGTGCTGGTGTTGATCGCCTCGATGCTGGCCTTCGCGACGGCCTTCGAGGAAAGCGGGGCTGCCAAGATGATCGCGCAGTACGTGGCTTCGGTGACTGAACCGCTTGGACCGTACGGGTTGCTGGCCGCTTTTTTTGTGCTCACGGTGCTGTTGACCCAGCCGATGTCCAACCAGGCGGCAGCACTGGTCATGCTGCCCATCGCCATTGCCGTGGCGCAGCAACTGGGGTACAGTCCGCGCCCGTTTGCCATCGGCATCGCCATTGCGGCAAGCAATTCGTTCATCACGCCGCTGGAGCCCGCCTCTCTGCTGGTCTTTGGACCGGGCCGTTACAAGTTTCTGGACTTCGTGCGGGTGGGCAGCGGCCTGACCCTACTCACGTTTGTGGTGGCAATGCTGATCATTCCGTGGCGCTGGCCATTCTGA
- a CDS encoding sensor histidine kinase: MPSASGTNWSLAARVTLLFALLAALIVLGLLSAVWYQAKAQAEDDQRAYLTRLARVAARSLDTDMSARFEDVAFVAGLAELRSAPAQEQRQLLERLQRRHPEFAWLGLADPQGRVRAATGGLLEGQDVQTQPWFRRGLTGAALGDVHAAELLAEFLPGAHNEPLRLVDISVPVLDEDGRLRGVLGAHLSWSWLARVELSVHELAPAERPVEVLILDRRGRVLHGEAASPVARPESTPNTGEAEGREHVTNHVVQARGFLSSLSLAQGQDAYPGLGWQVLVRQQSGTVLVPIAHRQRQVLGWGAASVALLSLLAWWGARWATDPLQRLQHSVAGMLDDPAPVGVNEVRGYREVEQLSASLAGLAARLRAREEEQKRWRARLEQRLSEEHAQLQQTNEELETFSYSVSHDLRAPLRHVQGFVGMVRRSMAERLDDKSARYLTVIEGSASRMDALIDALLDYSRTSRRPMHPVSVDLNMLIEQAQTNLEPLLVGRPVDWNISPLPVVVGDSFLLQRALTNLLSNALKFTSTRENARIAVWADEHPDEWMVQVRDNGVGFDPRFAEKLFGVFQRLHRQEEFEGTGIGLALVRRIVLRHGGQVWADARPNQGATFAFTLPKRSLTAEERTQEDEIGVP, encoded by the coding sequence ATGCCAAGTGCTTCGGGCACGAACTGGTCGCTCGCAGCGCGCGTGACACTCCTGTTCGCCCTTCTGGCAGCACTGATCGTCCTCGGGCTGCTGAGTGCCGTGTGGTACCAGGCCAAAGCCCAGGCTGAGGATGACCAGCGGGCATACCTCACCCGGCTTGCTCGTGTGGCGGCCAGAAGCCTTGATACGGACATGAGCGCGCGCTTCGAGGATGTGGCTTTTGTCGCCGGTCTGGCCGAGTTGCGCAGTGCGCCGGCCCAGGAGCAGCGTCAGCTTCTGGAGCGTCTTCAGCGCCGACACCCCGAGTTTGCCTGGCTGGGTCTGGCCGATCCGCAGGGACGGGTGCGCGCGGCCACGGGCGGTCTGCTGGAGGGGCAGGATGTGCAGACACAACCCTGGTTTCGCCGTGGATTGACCGGGGCGGCGCTGGGAGATGTCCACGCCGCGGAGCTGTTGGCCGAGTTCCTGCCCGGAGCGCACAATGAGCCCCTTCGGCTGGTTGACATCAGCGTCCCCGTGCTGGACGAAGACGGCAGGCTGCGGGGTGTGCTGGGTGCCCATCTCAGCTGGTCGTGGCTTGCACGCGTCGAGCTCAGCGTGCACGAACTCGCCCCAGCAGAGCGTCCCGTCGAAGTGCTGATTCTCGATCGCCGTGGTCGCGTCCTGCACGGCGAGGCCGCTTCGCCGGTCGCCCGACCGGAAAGTACACCGAACACCGGGGAAGCCGAGGGTCGGGAACATGTTACAAATCACGTCGTTCAGGCCCGTGGTTTCCTCTCCAGCCTGTCACTGGCGCAGGGTCAGGACGCCTATCCGGGCCTCGGCTGGCAGGTACTGGTGCGCCAGCAGTCGGGTACGGTCCTCGTGCCCATTGCTCACCGGCAGCGTCAGGTCCTGGGTTGGGGAGCGGCGAGCGTGGCCCTGCTGTCGTTGCTGGCGTGGTGGGGTGCGCGCTGGGCGACAGATCCGCTGCAGAGACTGCAACACTCGGTCGCTGGCATGCTCGATGATCCGGCTCCCGTCGGCGTGAACGAGGTGCGGGGCTACCGTGAAGTCGAACAGCTGTCGGCCAGCCTGGCAGGGTTGGCCGCTCGCTTGCGCGCGCGCGAAGAGGAACAGAAGCGCTGGCGTGCCCGGCTGGAGCAGCGTCTCAGCGAGGAGCATGCGCAGCTTCAGCAGACAAACGAGGAACTGGAGACCTTCTCGTATTCGGTGTCCCACGATCTGCGCGCACCCCTGCGTCACGTCCAGGGATTTGTGGGCATGGTCCGCCGTTCGATGGCCGAGCGGCTGGACGACAAGTCCGCACGTTACCTCACCGTCATCGAAGGCTCGGCGTCACGTATGGACGCCCTCATCGACGCGTTGCTGGATTACTCCCGCACCTCGCGCCGTCCGATGCATCCAGTTTCCGTCGATCTGAACATGTTGATCGAACAGGCTCAGACGAATCTCGAACCACTGTTGGTCGGGCGTCCGGTCGATTGGAACATCTCACCGCTGCCCGTGGTCGTGGGCGATTCCTTCCTGCTGCAGCGCGCCCTCACCAACCTGCTGTCCAACGCCCTCAAGTTCACCTCGACGCGCGAGAATGCGCGCATTGCGGTGTGGGCCGACGAACATCCTGACGAGTGGATGGTGCAGGTACGTGACAACGGTGTGGGTTTTGATCCACGCTTCGCCGAGAAGCTGTTCGGGGTATTTCAGCGCCTGCACCGTCAGGAGGAATTCGAGGGCACTGGCATCGGCCTGGCCCTCGTTCGCCGGATCGTGCTGAGGCACGGCGGGCAAGTGTGGGCCGATGCCCGGCCCAATCAGGGCGCGACCTTTGCCTTTACCCTGCCCAAACGCTCCTTGACCGCAGAAGAAAGGACCCAAGAAGACGAGATCGGCGTGCCGTGA
- a CDS encoding Mov34/MPN/PAD-1 family protein: MHERQEVLVLPPPLRARLWGHARSEAPRECVGLLGGREQAAATLYPLNNVAPRPEREYRADALEVLRALKAMRREGLELLGIYHSHPAGPSWPSETDVNLARYAVPYLIVDLQGATLRAFRLPEKREVRLG, encoded by the coding sequence ATGCACGAGAGGCAAGAGGTGCTGGTGCTGCCGCCGCCGCTTCGGGCGCGGCTTTGGGGACACGCCCGCTCGGAAGCGCCGCGGGAGTGTGTCGGCCTGCTGGGAGGAAGGGAGCAGGCCGCCGCTACCCTGTATCCCCTGAACAACGTGGCCCCCCGACCTGAGCGCGAGTACCGGGCCGACGCACTGGAGGTGCTGCGGGCCCTCAAGGCCATGCGTCGGGAAGGGCTCGAGTTGCTGGGCATCTACCACTCGCATCCGGCCGGACCGTCTTGGCCCAGTGAAACGGACGTGAACTTGGCCCGCTACGCTGTCCCGTACCTGATCGTGGATTTGCAGGGCGCGACACTGCGGGCGTTCCGATTGCCCGAAAAACGCGAAGTCCGACTGGGCTGA
- a CDS encoding C40 family peptidase, with protein MLHSWLRVALLLTSGATSALGAPIEYTVQGGDTLYAIARKFGLSIERLLADNNLSSPELRIGHRLHINSSPLPAPEATPAVGSFPHTVGPGDTLYSLARRAGVTVEALMAGNNLTSSELKIGQRLQLPVVPPGPSSLAARPSDLPTGSIALRTPVADLALRFLNVPYVYGGNSAAGLDCSGLVLQVYIPLGLQLPRRSQDQFLVGEVVERSALQEGDLVFFDTEGGGVASHVGIVLQGDRFVHASTYDRRVTVSRLDETYYAERYLGARRLLPALASRP; from the coding sequence ATGCTCCACTCTTGGCTGCGTGTTGCCCTGCTGCTGACATCCGGCGCCACATCGGCGCTCGGTGCACCCATCGAATACACTGTTCAGGGCGGCGATACCCTCTACGCGATTGCCCGGAAATTCGGGCTGAGCATCGAACGGCTGCTCGCCGACAACAATCTGAGCAGCCCGGAACTCAGAATCGGGCATCGGCTCCACATCAACTCCTCTCCACTGCCGGCCCCAGAGGCCACTCCCGCAGTGGGAAGTTTCCCTCACACCGTGGGGCCGGGCGATACCCTCTACTCGCTGGCCCGACGCGCAGGCGTCACGGTCGAGGCACTGATGGCAGGCAACAACCTCACTTCATCGGAGCTGAAAATCGGACAGCGGTTGCAGCTTCCAGTTGTGCCTCCCGGACCGTCGTCCCTGGCCGCGCGACCTTCTGACCTGCCCACCGGGTCAATCGCCCTGCGCACGCCGGTGGCCGATCTGGCCCTGCGCTTCCTGAACGTCCCGTATGTGTACGGCGGCAATTCGGCGGCGGGACTGGACTGCTCCGGACTGGTGCTCCAGGTGTATATCCCATTGGGACTGCAGCTTCCCCGCCGCAGCCAGGATCAGTTTCTGGTCGGTGAGGTGGTCGAGCGCAGCGCACTTCAGGAAGGGGATCTGGTGTTCTTCGATACCGAGGGTGGCGGCGTGGCGTCGCATGTGGGCATCGTGCTGCAAGGCGATCGCTTCGTGCATGCCAGCACCTACGATCGGCGGGTGACCGTCAGTCGGCTTGATGAGACGTACTACGCCGAGCGGTATCTGGGCGCTCGGCGTCTGCTGCCGGCGCTTGCCTCGCGCCCCTGA
- a CDS encoding MFS transporter: MVARWWFRFATWRQRTFQALSVAVFRRYWTSQMISLVGSWMQSTAQAYLVLELTNNSSRALGLVNVAQFAPSLVFSLFAGALIDRLSKLRVLQVTQIVLMLSALTLGVLIQTGTVTLTLLLVLAVVAGTANAFNMPTRQSMVADFVPRSLLANAVALNSLSFNVSRTVGQALFGFVVPVGIYLLARGDGDSIARLAFPFYLNALAFVAVILIQSTLPVVRQPDDGGHHHLLLDTLQGLRYVRATRQLLYVMLYVGGLSLTIINFNVIIPYYARVVYHLGDTGFGLLNAAFGAGAMLGALWQASKPNPVRNLRLGALMLLAFSALLAVINHPVLAALALAGCGFAMLSLLISANSTVQLVVKDALRGRVMSLYSFVLVGMAPPGAVISGELISQDGPLGPRLGLVVLAFLGGAVVVLLWRKLPRELPTLPARAPIPREQKQAADD, translated from the coding sequence ATGGTCGCCCGCTGGTGGTTTCGGTTCGCAACGTGGCGGCAGCGTACCTTTCAGGCCCTTTCCGTCGCCGTTTTCCGGCGTTACTGGACTTCCCAGATGATCAGCCTGGTCGGTTCTTGGATGCAGTCCACCGCCCAGGCTTACCTCGTGCTGGAGTTGACGAACAACTCCAGCCGTGCGCTGGGGCTGGTCAACGTGGCCCAGTTCGCCCCCAGTTTGGTCTTTTCATTGTTCGCCGGCGCGCTGATCGACCGGCTCTCCAAGCTGCGGGTGCTGCAGGTCACGCAAATCGTGCTGATGTTGAGCGCCCTGACGCTCGGTGTGCTGATTCAGACGGGCACCGTCACCCTGACCCTGCTGCTTGTCCTGGCAGTGGTTGCCGGCACCGCCAACGCGTTCAACATGCCCACACGTCAGTCGATGGTGGCCGATTTCGTGCCCCGCTCGCTGCTGGCGAACGCGGTCGCGCTCAACAGCCTCTCCTTCAACGTGTCACGCACCGTGGGCCAGGCGCTGTTCGGTTTTGTGGTGCCTGTCGGCATCTATCTGCTGGCCCGGGGGGACGGTGACTCCATCGCGCGGCTGGCCTTTCCGTTTTACCTCAACGCCCTGGCATTTGTGGCGGTGATCCTGATTCAGTCCACGCTGCCGGTCGTGCGCCAGCCTGACGATGGGGGGCACCACCACCTGCTGCTGGACACCCTGCAGGGCCTGCGGTATGTGCGGGCCACCCGGCAACTGCTGTACGTGATGCTTTATGTCGGTGGGCTGTCGCTCACCATCATCAACTTCAACGTGATCATTCCCTACTACGCACGCGTGGTGTACCACCTGGGCGACACCGGCTTCGGGCTGCTCAACGCTGCCTTTGGGGCGGGAGCGATGCTGGGCGCACTGTGGCAGGCGTCCAAACCCAACCCGGTGCGCAATCTGCGCCTGGGTGCCCTGATGCTGCTGGCGTTCTCGGCGCTGCTGGCCGTGATCAACCACCCCGTGCTCGCGGCGCTGGCGCTGGCCGGGTGTGGCTTTGCGATGTTGTCGTTGCTGATCAGTGCCAACTCGACCGTGCAACTGGTGGTCAAGGACGCCCTGCGGGGCCGTGTCATGAGCCTGTACAGTTTCGTACTGGTGGGCATGGCGCCGCCCGGTGCCGTGATTTCCGGTGAGTTGATCTCACAAGATGGCCCCCTTGGACCACGGCTCGGCCTGGTCGTGCTGGCCTTCCTGGGCGGGGCTGTGGTCGTGCTCCTGTGGCGCAAGCTGCCGCGAGAGCTGCCGACACTGCCCGCACGCGCTCCCATTCCCCGCGAGCAAAAGCAGGCTGCAGATGACTGA